CACTCACATACCATCCACCGGCCCGCTCCATCTCTGCGGCACTAAGCGTTGAGGCCACGGGGCCAGGTCCTGTGAAGAGCCAGCACTCGCCCCAAACTGCCCGTAGGGTGAGCGCAGGAAGGTAAGCTGGGGGTAGCAAAAAGAAGCCGGCTCCATGAGGACTGAGAAGAGAGGAGAGCCAGGTACGAAACAAACCGCGTCTGCCTTCACCTCCTTCAGCTGATACTGTTGGGACATGCAGTCTCAGAGCCTTCTTCCCAACAGATTCCTTTCTCAAGAGGAATTAATGCAAAAGGAATAATAAAAGCTTCTTGAGAAGCCCCGTTCCTGCTGTCACGGCCTCACGGAGCGCACTGGAAGGCTGCGTCCCCAGCCTGTATTTAAACGCGCCtctcagaaagcagagatgcagCACAGGAAGAGACAAATTCCAGCCCTGCGTCGGGCTGATAAGCCAGGTTTATAATATTCAAGAAGTATTGGCATTACTACAGTTCCTCCCTCCACCCCTCCCCAACGAGGATCTCGGGCAGTAGCTTGTTGTGCACAATAAGCAAAAAAGCccaatctttaaaaaaaaaaaagcctgttcCGGTGGGAACAGCCAACGCattgaataaaacaaacacacgCGTGCTAAACCCTGGGGATGCAATTAGGCTCAGAGCAAGGGAAGAGGCATTCAGCTCCAGGAGACGGAGACAAGCGGGAGGAAAAGGAGAGTAAAGCTTAATCCTGAGGCAGTGCCCCATCAGGTGggtttccccccccccaaggGGGTGATCCTGAGCAGTAGCCCCCACTTCTGTGGGGTGCCAGCATCTGAACTGGCaccagaaaggaagaagagctcCTCATTTTCAGCCCTTCCTCCTAATTCTCTCTCCCATTCATCTGCACCTACTGGtaactcactccatcaccttTACTGGTCaagtttggatattaggaagactTTCTTAAAGAGCGGTcaagcattggcacaggctgcccaggaaggtggggggaaatcaccatccctggaggtgttcacgagccatggagatgtggcactgaaggttATAGTCAACGGGCACAGCAGGGTTGGGGCTGCTGACCTTAGAGGTCTATCTCACCCataatgatgctatgattctaccTACACACAGTGTCTCAAAAAAAGCTGCCCAGATGAGATTCAGGTCAATGAATTTCTTGCATTACCAACTGTCCCCATCCACCCCACCATAGGACAGCCATAAGGATGCATACGGTTCCAGCCTTGCAAGCCAGACTTGCTGCAGCTTGCATCAGCTTCAAAGTTGGGAAGCTCAAAAGCACCCATAGGCTCAAGTGTGACATCAGTGTTACCCACTCCAGTGACTTTTCTCCCCTCCTCTTCCTGCAGTTTCTCTGAATGAGAGATGCCCCAAATGCCCTCTGTTCCCTGCACCCTACACAAACCACAGCTGTCATGAGGAACACAGACCCTTCCTCAATAATGGAGGAACATCCAACTTCTGTCCTATTTAATTGCAGGTTAGAGCCGGGGTGAGTTCAGAAAGGAGGAATAGAAAAACCTAGTTAAAAATGTCAGCTGAACGCTTTGATATCAAAGCCAGCACTGACAGATGCAGGACTCTGCTCCTGGGCCAGCACATCACCATGCTCAGCACAAGGGCTTCATGGAGAGCTTATGCTAGAACCATATTTAGGAAGTGACTTTGCAATGAGAAAAGTTCTCCCATTTCACCCAATCCCAGCACAGATTCCTGAAGGAGTTGCTCTGCAAAGTCACAAAACCCTGCTCACACTCAGATGAACTCAAAGGAACGGCCTCAGCACTCTGTTCCCAACCTTTTTGCAGTGTATCATTGCAGAGGACCCCCTCCTCCCGAAGCAGCAACGGCACCACGCCGTGCTCAGCCACCACAAAGGTAGCTGGGATGGAACACATGCTGGATATGTGCTGCACTTGGCAGCCATCTACGTGTTTACAGGGTGGATGACAGTTTCACAATGACAAGTCATTAAAGCATCCCAGACTTACTCCCAGAGAAATCCCACAGAAGGAAATGGGACTTCTCCAGAAGTGGTTTTGCACTTGGACGATGCTCGGTAGCTCCAGTGACACCTAAGCTCAAGTCATTGAAAGCTTTTGGATAGCACAGCTGCCACCGGGGCTTCCTAGAGAAGCACAATGTAAGAATAACtcagtggggaaaaagaaataaatgagatttcTCCTTAGATACGGTTTTGGAGTTGTCTTTAGGCATAGAGCCCACGTGCAGAGCATCACCATGGCTCAGCAAAGGCAATATTCGAAGTTTCCACATTCCATAGGGTCTAACAGGCAATAACATGGCACCAATCAAACCTCACAGCTCCCTTCAGCAAGAAATACCAAACTTATCAGTAAAACTTATTTTTGGAGGTTGCACAGAGTGCTTCTGGCTTTGAAAGAATCCAAAACAAGACACCctcatttttgctttgaatcattgaatggcttgggttggaaggatccCCAAGGATATCAACTCAAAGATGAAGCTTGCTTTAAGAACCATTCATAGCCTCGAGTGATTTTATTATAGCTTTACTGTAAGTCCAGGCACTCTGGGTTTGCACACAGCTCTTCGTTACCACTTGGGGAGTCAAGTGAGCACCACAGTGAAAAGCCCCACTCATACTTCAGGCTCTATTCGTTTAAACGAGCTGAAGTGCTCCAACTGCCAAGGAACAACAGGAGAGCCAGAGAGGAACTTCCACTGTGGTACAGAACTCTTGAGGAGAAGCAACCACACAAAAGCCACAGATGTTTCAGAACCAGAAGCTGTGGCTACGATGGATTGGCCAATGCATCCCAGTTATAGCAGGGGAACAACAGCACGCAGGGATGGCAGCAGTGACTGAGGCTGACAAGACTGAAAGCATTGCATCACCATTTCCTTTTAACCTAAACCTACCCAAGAACAAAACAGACCCAGAACCAACTCCAGCATCTCAGGTGAGATGGCTGAAATGCTTGCACAGCCCTGGGTCAACCAGTTTATCCCATCTTTCAGCCACACCGTGGGATGGGAACTGTACTCAGGAGAGGCAAGGCTACGCTTACAACTCGAGAAAACCCAAAGGTTTATAGACAAATCTTGCATAGGAAGACATCACAGCAGCTTGGAAAGAGTTTATATGCTCCCAAATAGGCACTGCTTGTGTGCaccttgctgctgctcagccatcACCATCAAGTTATAATGACAGCCCTggacacaaaaaaacaacagtacaGGAAGTTTTGAGGAAATGCATCAGAACTGAAGcaacctttctttccttccttaaaCAGAGGTACAGCCCTCCCTCCCCAAGCTGAGATCCCAGAGTGAAATCTATAGCCCATTTTCCCTGATCACAGCTTTGCAGGCAAAGCTGTTGTGCCACCTACAGTTGCTTTTCCACCCGAACAAACTTCTCTATGCAAACTCAACTCCCCGTCATTTAATTTAGTGACAAACCAGCACGAATGCAGCCACTCTGAGTAAGGAAGCACTCCCTTTGGGgaggaaaacactgcagaaggaaaCTTAAAAGTTGAGCAAAAGCCAAAGAGCGCAACTCAGCACGCATTTAAATCCACCCGGTTGCAAGCACTGCAAATTGAAGCTCACAAACACATTGCTGGGGTCCTGCCAACAAGCACCGCTGTCCGAGTACCTCTGATCGTTCAGCTCAAGCTgcttaacttttctttttttttttaaattattactaTTAATTACATCATTGTCAAAGTGAAGCCAAACGACCGCATCCGCAAACAGAGCACCGGAGTGGAGCTAACAGCAAGCCATGCCCTCCTCCCACTTGAGGTATAAACAAAGCACacaaagaggggaaaaaaacacctaaaCAACAAAAGGTCCCGAATTTAAATCGCTCCTTCATCCTCTTCCACACTGTATTTGTGCCCTCTGAGTTTATCCATCCCAAATCCGTGCCCGCTCGGTGTAAGCAGCTCGGTGCTGTCCAGCGAGCCCAGATGCAAAGTGTCATCACCTCCTCAAAACAACAGCCGGCTCCCATCCANNNNNNNNNNNNNNNNNNNNNNNNNNNNNNNNNNNNNNNNNNNNNNNNNNNNNNNNNNNNNNNNNNNNNNNNNNNNNNNNNNNNNNNNNNNNNNNNNNNNTGggccatccacagcctccttgggcatcATCCAACATTCACACATCACAAAAGTAAattttcaacaacaacaacaacaacaacaaagaaacaatagTTTTTGCGATTAAATTAGAAGGNNNNNNNNNNNNNNNNNNNNNNNNNNNNNNNNNNNNNNNNNNNNNNNNNNNNNNNNNNNNNNNNNNNNNNNNNNNNNNNNNNNNNNNNNNNNNNNNNNNNCCAAAAGGAGAATTTCTGTGGAGAATTACACCCTTGATGTACAGTTATTTCTTTCCGACAGTCCAGCCACCTCACTGTAGGTGTTAGCAGGTTTTTCTTCCCTgattcttttcccttctccaaaTCCTCCACCAAGAGTGGAAAAagccagaaataaaaaataatccaatTCTCCCTTCCTTCACCAGCGCCAAATAAACTCTAAGCTGAAGTATTCTCCCCTGAATTCCAAATAAAGTGAGTTTTACCTCGTTGAATTGTTCTTTACCTATTTTCCTCTGTAATTTCTTCAGCTGGCCTTAGTTGcaaaaaaacaagccaaacCTTACACAACCACCTACACTGCTGAATGCCTCACACTTGCACAGGCTGAAGGATGGTGTTCAAACTCAGTGCAGCCTCAAAGGAAAGCACTTCTAACTCCATCATCCCATGAGAACCTGTCTggtcattgcaggggagttggactcgataacctttaagggtcccttccaactccaacaattctatgattctgtgcatTGAGATGAATGAGATCTGATGAGACAAAGATGGACAGTGGGACTGGTTTTAGTGCTGAGCTTCCAAAAAAATTATCGTCTCCATCTTCCTGCCTGATCTGGGCTTGGTGAGAAGTGATGAGCTTAGATGGGAGATGAGGATCCAAGG
Above is a window of Meleagris gallopavo isolate NT-WF06-2002-E0010 breed Aviagen turkey brand Nicholas breeding stock chromosome 4, Turkey_5.1, whole genome shotgun sequence DNA encoding:
- the LOC104910912 gene encoding sodium bicarbonate transporter-like protein 11, producing MSQQYQLKEVKADAVCFVPGSPLFSVLMEPASFCYPQLTFLRSPYGQFGASAGSSQDLAPWPQRLVPQRWSGPVDESPPAAMSRNGYFFEESGYLKCDTDDGCEAKEETGGEELFDAVNSSIVSGDSIRFFVNVNLEVPPNTAGE